A stretch of the Cherax quadricarinatus isolate ZL_2023a chromosome 80, ASM3850222v1, whole genome shotgun sequence genome encodes the following:
- the LOC138855085 gene encoding uncharacterized protein: protein MEKGDSIYSKYLEALVKRRLSIRKQRSLVIEKGGVQRNERLLQLDNEWARVDALWKKAIETGNTPGSDVAQLGGESASVGTSQCGGAGTSAPINDDERATTSHDVSDTHNSEDETPEVITYIQNFRGRHTVRKYSVPSSYNRELRMYLHVYRDYFIEQMRDMYDRSPLAMSLRIHPIIVIRTLRQNISGDDQNGQFVINLAFELVSEEEISEVFDRWVGTILERYESELQDQEGSGWIIDQIESFSIEYVKVEFRVEVGSYVAYPEKLRGKKYVFNPEINDGLCVLRAFAAYQCHKKNMSWKHIRRAVNTKRGCLNHAKSSIDDFPITRDKLGILEKENKVSLYVYQLRKDQDRTFMAMCRKGNKKYKDIMCALLLNERHLVLIKDFDGYVRTIMTEKGVKKHCHSCLMKLNTQEELDIHEDGCKINQVLVFPPEGTTVHFENFSHTHSNEYIGVFDFECALDTTLPAGKIESRHKAIAYCYIIFDRKGEIVCIKSYKGEDAVNHFILNVSGEWNKIKFRRQYHEIHMSEEDKMRHDSQNTCELCGNTFKKPKDKHKHHDHTLNFNNYIGAYCARCNMQCKDKREKLLLFCHNMSYDLGIILKELNVDKYNVEIHSKQGFKFLKVDIGKVRFQDSLSLLNGSLSTLAEQHIKAGKSLKYTETILKDVPRDVLPLLCKGKQILCYDYIDSLKKLDETKLPSKDHFFNSLRNSAISQEDYEHALKVFELGKCKTLGDYLMLYLKTDVGLLADVFMEWRKTLKDIYKLDVSNYISLPSFSWDAFLLKTNVRLDMIYSHELYDLIKRNLRGGFTCAINQYSKADNPLINPNFDVESGMGTHILYLDFNSLYASAMVEALPQNGIRKLSNDEKNAILDVGLSNVSCEGQKGYWIECDTKHISPEVARLTDELPLILSHMNISEEMLSPYCESILKNEGRKIPKSNGKLVASHLPQKNYLISLELLQLLLELGLEVEKVHTIYEYTQTKFLEPFISTNIAQRTATRCPIKSKAFKLTNNAIYGKSLLNITKYAEKYRYINNEKAFIRASKDPLLKNITHLNQDRVICTFNKDILEVKQPLYLGFQILEIAKKKLYHFWYKVLKQHYGDDVRLLYTDTDSYIFSLKCKDLYTELKSEPLLGYMDFSNFSPEHPLYDDSRKGELGLLKSEMCDNHISELIALKAKMYSVKIAGRSTTVSRAKGIPSHFMPLLTHARYKNVLSNVDKELFACKSISNVKGQICTVRINKRGLSAFDDKRYHLNTNESLAYGHPDIPPSKRRRIE from the exons ATGgagaaag GGGATAGCATATATTCGAAATACTTGGAAGCATTGGTGAAGAGAAGATTATCGATTAGAAAGCAGCGTTCGTTGGTAATCGAGAAAGGCGGTGTACAACGCAATGAAAGGTTATTGCAATTGGATAATGAGTGGGCACGTGTAGATGCTTTATGGAAGAAGGCTATAGAAACAG GAAATACACCTGGTAGTGATGTCGCCCAgcttggtggtgagagtgctaGTGTTGGTACCTCACAATGCGGAGGTGCAGGTACTTCTGCCCCCATTAATGatgatgagagagcaactacctcgCATGACGTGTCTGACACGCATAATAGTGAAGATGAGACCCCAGAAGTTATTACATATATCCAGAATTTTAGAGGTAgacatacagtgaggaaatatagtgttccttcatcttataacagagagttaagaatgtatttacatgtttatagggattattttatagaacagatgcgagatatgtatgatagatcgcctctagcaatgtcgctcagaatccacccaattatagttataaggacattacgtcaaaacatatcgggtgatgatcaaaatggacaatttgtgataaatttagcgtttgagttagtaagtgaagaggaaatctCTGAAGTATTTGATCGATGGGTGGGAACAATATTAGAAAGATACGAGTCAGAGTTGCAAGATCAGGAAGGATCTGGCTGGATCATAGATCAAATCGAATCTTTCAGTATCGAATATGTTAAAGTAGAATTCAGAGTGGAAGTGGGATCATATGTGGCATATCCCGAGAAACTGCGAGGGAAGAAATATGTATTTAATCCAGAGATTAATGATGGGTTATGTGTACTGCGTGCTTTTGCCGCCTATCAATGTCATAAAAAGAATATGTCATGGAAACATATTCGCAGAGCAGTTAATACTAAGAGAGGTTGTCTTAATCATGCAAAATCTTCTATAGATGATTTCCCCATTACGCGTGATAAGTTAGGTATattagagaaggaaaataaagtgtCATTATATGTTTATCAATTAAGAAAGGATCAAGATAGGACATTTATGGCTATGTGTCgtaaggggaataagaaatataaggaCATTATGTGCGCGTTATTGTTGAATGAAAGACATTTGGTTTTAATCAAAGATTTTGACGGGTATGTTAGAACGATAATGACAGAAAAAGGTGTAAAGAAGCACTGTCATAGTTGTTTGATGAAGTTGAATACACAGGAAGAGTTAGATATCCACGAAGATGGATGTAAAATCAATCAGGTTCTCGTATTCCCcccggaaggaacaacagtacactttGAAAATTTTAGTCATACGCATTCCAACGAATATATCGGTGTATTTGATTTCGAATGTGCATTAGACACAACTCTCCCAGCAGGTAAAATTGAGTctcgtcataaagccattgcctattgttatattatatttgatcgcaaaggagaaatagtgtgtataaagagttataagggggaggatgctgttaatcatttcattttaaatgttagtggtgaatggaATAAAATAAAGTTTAGAAGACAGTATCATGAAATCCATATGTCAGAGGAGGATAAGATGAGGCATGATTCTCAGAACACTTGTGAATTATGtggtaacaccttcaaaaaacccaaggacaaacataaacaccatgaccatactttaaatttcaataattatattggagCCTATTGTGCACGATGTAATATGCAGtgtaaagacaagagagagaaattattgcttttttgtcataacatgtcgtatgatttaggaataattttaaaggaattgaatgttgataaatataacgttgaaattcattcgaaacaaggattcaaattcttgaaagtagacataggtaaggttaggtttcaggattcactgtctttattgaatggatctctttccacgttagcagaacaacatatcaaggcaggtaaatccctgaaatatacagagactattctgaaagatgtgcctcgagatgtcttacctttattatgtaaaggaaaacaaattttgtgttatgattatattgatagtttaaagaagctcgatgaaacaaaattaccgagtaaagatcatttttttaattctttgagaaataGCGCTATCAGCCAAGAAGATTATGAACATGCATTGAAAGTGTTTGAGTTGGGTAAATGTAAGACTTTAGGAGATTACTTGATGTTATATCTCAAGACAGATGTTGGTTTGTTAGCcgatgtcttcatggagtggcgtaAAACACTCAAGGATATTTATAAGTTAGACgttagtaattatataagtttaccatcattcagttgggatgcattcctattgaaaactaatgtaagattaGATATGATATATTCCCATGAATTATATGACTTGATTAAAAGGAATCTCAGAGGTGGGTTTACCTGCGCAATTAATCAGTATTCTAAAGCAGATAATCCCCTAATTAACCCTAATTTTGATGTTGAGAGTGGAATGGGCACTCATATTTTATATCTAGATTTCAATTCTTTGTATGCTAGTGCgatggttgaagctcttccacaGAATGGTATCAGAAAATTATCCAATGACGAGAAGAATGCTATCCTCGATGTGGGATTAAGTAATGTTTCCTGTGAAGGACAAAAGGGATATTGGATAGAATGTGATACCAAGCACATATCCCCCGAGGTAGCTAGACTCACTGATGAACTTCCTTTAATATTATCACATATGAATATATCAgaagagatgttatctccttattgtgaatctatattgaaaaatgaaggtagaaagaTCCCCAAATCTAATGGGAAATTAGTGGCTAGTCATTTACCTCAGAAAAATTATTTAATCAGTCTAGAATTGTTACAGTTATTACTGGAACTTGGGTTAGAGGTGGAAAAGGTTCATACCATATATGAATATACACAGACAAAATTTTTAGAACCTTTCATATcaactaatattgcacagagaacagctacaagatgtcctatcaagtcaaaagccttcaaattaactaataacgcCATATATGGGAAATCATTGCTGAATATTACAAAGTATGCTGAGAAATATAGATATATCAATAATGAGAAAGCATTTATTAGAGCGAGTAAAGATCCTTTGttaaaaaatatcacacatttaAATCAAGATAGAGTGATTTGCACATTCAATAAAGATATATTAGAAGTTAAGCAACCACTTTATCTcggttttcaaattcttgagatagctaaaaagaaattgtatcatttttggtataaagttttaaaacagcattatggtgatgatgtaagacttctttataccgatactgactcgtatatttttagcttgaaatgtaaagatttgtacaccgagttaaaaagtgaaccattgttaggttatatggatttttcaaatttcagCCCTGAGCATCCCTTATATGATGATAGTAGAAAAGGGGAGCTGGGGTTATTGAAATCTGAAATGTGTGATAACCATATTAGCGAGTTGATAGCCCTGAAAGCTAAAATGTATTCTGTCAAGATTGCTGGAAGATCAACTACTGTCAGCAGAGCCAAGGGTATTCCTTCGCATTTTATGCCATTATTAACACATGCAAGATATAAGAATGTTTTATCAAATGTAGATAAAGAATTATTCGCGTGTAAGTCTATAAGTAACGTAAAAGGTCAAATATGTACGGTAAGAATTAATAAGAGAGGTTTGTCAGCCTTTGATGATAAAAGATATCATTTGAATACTAATGAATCCTTggcttatggacaccctgatattccaccatctaaacgtaggagaatagagtga